Below is a genomic region from Longimicrobium sp..
GTCTTCGGCCTGCGCCTCGGCCTCGGCCAGGATGTCCGGGAAGACGCGCTCCTCCAGCCCCCCCTCGCCGAACACCAGCTCGTACGGCGTCACCAGCGGCCCGCGCGGGGCGGGCCCCTCCTCGATCTCGCTCAATCCATCCTCCCTGGAACGGTCCACGCGCGCCGCCTGCAAACCGGGCGCCGCGAAGGTAGCCGGGGAGCGGCTCGCGGCGAAAGTGCGGGCGCGCGGAATGGAGCTTGCCCCTGCCCGTCGCTTCGCAGGTCACGGTACCCGGGCCCCATCCGATGAGCGCAACCCGAGAGTGTCCCCTCGCCGCGACCCTGGCGCAGCGCATGCGCGAGGGGCGCGAAGAGCTGGTGGAACGGTGGCTCGGCCGCATCGCCGAGCGCGTCACCCTGCAGCCCAACGACATCTTTCCGACGGACGAGCTGCTGAACCACGTGCCGCTCCTCATCGACGGGATCGCGCGCTACCTGGAGGACCCGGCCGACGAGATCACCGCGGACACGCCGGTGGTGGCCAAGGCGGTGGAGCTGGGCGAGCTGCGCCACACCCAGGGCTTCGACGCGCACCAGATCCTGCGCGAGTACGAGATCCTGGGGGGCGTGCTCTTCGACTTCCTGGTGCACGCCGCGGACGAGGTGGAGGAGCCGTGCGGGCGGGGCGAGCTGCTGGTGTGCGGGCACCGCGTCTTCCGCTCCATCGCCGTGATCCAGCAGTACACCACCTCCCACTTCCTGCGCCTGGCGGACGACCGCACCCGTGAGCGCGAGGACCGGCTGCGCGGCTTCAACCGCGCCGTCACGCACGAGCTCAAGAACCGCATCGGCGCCGCGGGCGGCGCGCTGGAGATGCTGGCGGAAGCCTGGGTGGCCGAGGACCCGAAGCAGCGCACCCGCTTCGTGGACATCGCCGCGCGCAACGTCAACGCGATGAAGGACACGCTCGGTACGCTGCTGGAGCTCTCGCGCATCGACACGGAAGGCGCCCCCGCCCGCAACGTCCTGCTGTCGGACGTGGCCGGCGAGGTGCGGCGTCAGCTTCGCGAGTTCGCGGAGGCCCGCGGCGTGGAGGTGCAGATCGCGGACGACCTCCCCGTGGCCGAGGTCCCGGCGGCCCCCCTGGAGCTGGCGCTCTCCAACTACGTCTCCAACGCCGTCAAGTACCGCGACTCCTCCGAGCCGCGCCCCTGGGCCCGCATCGAAGGCGAGCTGCGCGAGTCGGAGGGCGGACCCGAGATCGTGGTGCGCGTGCGCGACAACGGGCTGGGCGTGCCGTTGGACGCGCGCGAGCAGCTCTTCACGCGCTTCTTCCGCGCCCACGAGGGCACCGTCACCGGCGAGGAGGGCACCGGCCTGGGCCTCTCCCTGGTGCGCGAGGCGATCGAGGCGGCGGGGGGGAAGGTGTGGTTCGAGTTCCCGGACCGCGGGTCGGTGTTCGGGCTGAGCGTGCCCTCACCCCCAGCGTCGCTCCGCGACGCATCCCCCTCCCCCGATACTGCCCGGGGGAGGGGGTGATAGGGCCCCCTCCCCCGCTCGTTCCTCGCTGCCCCTCCCCCAACCGCGGGGGAGGGGTGTAGGCACGGATCTCTGCCCAGTGCGCGATTCCGTAGGGGCGCGATTTATCGCGCCCGTGCCCCGCGCCACCCGACACCCGCGTTCACACACAAATCCCGTAGGGGCGGCCCCGCGTGGCCGCCCGTGCCCGCCCCCGCACCGTCGCCCCGCAATCGCATCCAAATCTCGTAGGGGCAGACCTGCGTGTCTGCCCTCCCCCGCCGCGCCCCGACCCCGCCTGACGCGCCTACCCCAACCCGCCCAACTCCACCTCCGACTCCAACACCCGCGGCACGCCGCCCGCGAAGATCGCGCGCACCGACTCCCACGCCGTCCGGCGTCGGATCAGGACCAGCGCGACCTCCCCCTCGTCGCGCAGGCCGAGGAGGTAGATGACGTGCACGTCGCCGAG
It encodes:
- a CDS encoding sensor histidine kinase is translated as MSATRECPLAATLAQRMREGREELVERWLGRIAERVTLQPNDIFPTDELLNHVPLLIDGIARYLEDPADEITADTPVVAKAVELGELRHTQGFDAHQILREYEILGGVLFDFLVHAADEVEEPCGRGELLVCGHRVFRSIAVIQQYTTSHFLRLADDRTREREDRLRGFNRAVTHELKNRIGAAGGALEMLAEAWVAEDPKQRTRFVDIAARNVNAMKDTLGTLLELSRIDTEGAPARNVLLSDVAGEVRRQLREFAEARGVEVQIADDLPVAEVPAAPLELALSNYVSNAVKYRDSSEPRPWARIEGELRESEGGPEIVVRVRDNGLGVPLDAREQLFTRFFRAHEGTVTGEEGTGLGLSLVREAIEAAGGKVWFEFPDRGSVFGLSVPSPPASLRDASPSPDTARGRG